Proteins encoded together in one Nitrospirota bacterium window:
- a CDS encoding 4Fe-4S dicluster domain-containing protein, whose translation MPNKIKGNSISKSISRRGFLKGAALGLASTAIPFGTADASIWDAFLQKHFREMNEDEIRTVIKRLEKEYDKKFDTKFNIKTTKAMPGTLFGYGLDLSRCIGCRRCVYACVRENNQSRDPQIHWITVLRFKKGEKWIDLEESEKYYYPGKVPEEGYFYMPVQCQQCENPPCVKVCPTQATWKEPDGIVVIDYNWCIGCRYCMAACPYGARHFNLAKPRIRKEELNPETHYLGNRPRYAGVVEKCTFCVQRTRAGRYPACVEICPVGARKFGNLLDPKSEIRYCIENKRVFRLKEDLNTYPKFYYFFAT comes from the coding sequence ATAAAATTAAAGGAAACAGCATATCCAAATCAATCAGCCGCAGGGGTTTTTTAAAGGGTGCGGCTCTTGGTCTTGCATCCACTGCAATTCCTTTTGGTACCGCGGACGCCTCTATTTGGGACGCTTTTCTGCAAAAACATTTCAGGGAAATGAACGAAGATGAAATCAGGACCGTTATAAAACGGCTGGAAAAGGAATATGATAAAAAGTTTGATACCAAGTTTAACATCAAGACGACAAAGGCCATGCCCGGCACGCTTTTTGGTTATGGACTGGACCTCTCAAGGTGTATCGGCTGCAGAAGGTGTGTCTATGCCTGTGTAAGAGAAAACAATCAGTCCAGGGATCCCCAGATACACTGGATAACGGTTTTGCGCTTTAAGAAGGGGGAGAAATGGATCGACCTTGAGGAATCCGAAAAGTACTATTATCCTGGAAAAGTCCCTGAAGAGGGATATTTTTATATGCCTGTCCAATGCCAGCAATGCGAGAACCCACCCTGTGTCAAGGTATGTCCGACGCAGGCAACATGGAAAGAGCCGGATGGAATTGTAGTAATTGATTATAACTGGTGTATCGGCTGCCGTTATTGTATGGCTGCCTGTCCGTATGGTGCAAGGCACTTTAACCTGGCAAAACCAAGGATACGCAAGGAGGAACTTAATCCTGAAACGCATTATCTTGGCAACAGACCCCGTTATGCCGGAGTGGTGGAAAAATGCACCTTCTGCGTTCAGAGGACAAGGGCCGGGAGATACCCTGCATGTGTTGAGATATGTCCGGTTGGTGCCAGGAAGTTTGGCAATTTGCTTGACCCAAAAAGTGAAATAAGATATTGTATTGAGAACAAAAGGGTATTCCGGCTTAAGGAAGATCTGAATACATACCCGAAATTTTACTATTTCTTTGCGACATAA